A single genomic interval of bacterium harbors:
- a CDS encoding YiiX/YebB-like N1pC/P60 family cysteine hydrolase → MSTANELRTGDMIAFKKGKSIVAAVIHLFTNSDVNHVGIIVKLYNKIGNDFPFMIEANPDDVEYSFLPRKIKAEKDEIYVYRLTDENYKKLDDNLNSFYQFMNEQIGKAYDYPQAIETVVDKIFDKTISKDSYSKFFCSKLVGAIYLQAEIITPEMLAKSGFKCVSELTPADCCSLPIFKDNIKLTNSETEAKNVASKN, encoded by the coding sequence ATGTCAACAGCAAATGAGTTGAGAACAGGCGACATGATTGCCTTCAAGAAAGGAAAAAGTATTGTTGCAGCCGTTATTCATCTTTTTACAAATTCTGATGTCAATCATGTCGGTATTATCGTGAAACTTTACAACAAGATTGGCAACGATTTCCCTTTTATGATCGAAGCAAACCCGGATGATGTCGAATACAGTTTTTTGCCGAGAAAAATAAAAGCTGAAAAAGATGAAATCTATGTTTACAGATTAACAGATGAAAACTACAAAAAACTTGATGATAATTTGAATTCTTTTTATCAGTTTATGAACGAGCAAATCGGCAAGGCTTATGATTATCCGCAAGCAATAGAAACAGTTGTCGACAAGATTTTTGATAAAACAATATCAAAAGATTCTTACTCCAAATTTTTCTGTTCAAAATTAGTCGGAGCAATATATTTGCAGGCAGAAATTATTACACCTGAAATGCTCGCAAAATCGGGGTTCAAATGCGTTTCAGAATTGACTCCGGCTGATTGCTGCAGTTTACCGATATTTAAAGACAATATAAAACTTACAAATTCAGAAACGGAGGCAAAAAATGTTGCAAGCAAAAATTGA
- a CDS encoding D-Ala-D-Ala carboxypeptidase family metallohydrolase, which yields MLQAKIENFTETEIGCKCCGKVNVSDKGIISLQAFRYYLNNRFKKNIRLNIESACRCIKHNSSKEVGGEKNSRHECDTKKSDAFDLTSLDIDYNTIYQCAVDSKLFSTIIRYDIKHFVHADTRPRANYGIEAWAWNK from the coding sequence ATGTTGCAAGCAAAAATTGAGAATTTCACAGAGACAGAAATCGGTTGTAAATGTTGCGGCAAAGTTAATGTCAGCGACAAGGGAATTATCAGCCTGCAGGCGTTTAGGTATTACTTGAATAATAGGTTCAAAAAGAATATCAGACTTAATATTGAATCCGCCTGCAGATGCATTAAGCATAACAGCAGTAAAGAAGTAGGCGGAGAAAAAAATTCCCGCCATGAATGCGACACTAAAAAATCTGACGCTTTTGATTTAACAAGTCTGGATATTGACTACAATACAATTTATCAGTGTGCTGTAGACTCAAAACTTTTCTCCACGATAATCCGGTACGACATAAAACATTTTGTACACGCTGATACTCGTCCACGAGCAAATTACGGCATAGAAGCTTGGGCATGGAATAAATAA